A section of the Anabaena cylindrica PCC 7122 genome encodes:
- the rpmA gene encoding 50S ribosomal protein L27, whose amino-acid sequence MAHKKGTGSTRNGRDSNAQRLGVKRFGGQVVRAGNILIRQRGTKIHPGNNVGIGNDDTLFALVDGVVTFERKGKTRKKVSVYPVVAVEALAS is encoded by the coding sequence ATGGCTCATAAGAAGGGAACTGGTAGTACACGTAACGGTCGTGATTCTAATGCTCAACGTCTGGGCGTAAAACGCTTTGGTGGTCAAGTTGTACGTGCGGGCAATATTCTTATCCGTCAGCGCGGTACTAAAATTCACCCTGGTAATAATGTCGGTATCGGCAACGATGATACTCTGTTTGCTTTAGTTGATGGTGTAGTTACCTTTGAAAGAAAGGGCAAAACCCGGAAAAAAGTGAGTGTTTATCCAGTTGTTGCTGTTGAAGCATTAGCAAGTTAA